One Paenibacillus sp. FSL H7-0737 DNA segment encodes these proteins:
- the guaA gene encoding glutamine-hydrolyzing GMP synthase produces the protein MNKPNEIIVVLDFGGQYNQLIARRIRDLGVYSELLPYNTPVDKIKALAPKGIVFSGGPSSVYAEDAPHVDPAIYDLGVPIFGICYGMQLMAHQLDGKVERSAKREYGKADIDFEEGTALVAGLESRQTVWMSHGDHVVELPTGFKLEAGTESAPIAAMSNDERKLFAVQFHPEVRHSVHGNEMISNFLYQICGCDGKWTMESFIDEAIQDIRNQVGDKKVLCALSGGVDSSVVAMLIHRAIGDQLTCMFIDHGLLRKGEAESVMETFVGKFDIHVVKIDARERFMSKLAGVEDPEQKRKIIGNEFIYCFDEESAKLGDFAFLAQGTLYTDIVESGTATAQTIKSHHNVGGLPEDMKFSLIEPLNTLFKDEVRKLGEELGMPRAIVWRQPFPGPGLAIRVLGEVTEDKLTIVRDSDYILQEEIAKAGLDREIWQYFTALPNMKSVGVMGDARTYSYTVGVRAVTSIDGMTADWARIPWDILEKISVRIVNEVENVNRVVYDITSKPPATIEWE, from the coding sequence ATGAATAAGCCAAATGAAATTATCGTCGTTCTCGATTTTGGGGGACAATACAACCAACTTATCGCGCGCAGAATTCGGGACTTGGGAGTATACAGCGAACTTTTGCCGTACAATACGCCAGTAGACAAGATCAAAGCACTTGCACCTAAAGGGATTGTCTTCTCTGGTGGCCCTAGCAGTGTATATGCTGAAGATGCTCCACATGTAGATCCAGCGATCTATGATTTAGGAGTACCGATCTTCGGTATTTGCTATGGTATGCAGCTAATGGCTCACCAACTTGACGGTAAAGTGGAACGCTCCGCTAAACGTGAATACGGTAAAGCCGATATTGATTTTGAAGAAGGTACTGCACTCGTTGCTGGGCTAGAGAGCCGTCAGACGGTATGGATGAGCCACGGTGACCATGTAGTTGAACTTCCAACAGGATTCAAGCTGGAGGCAGGAACTGAAAGTGCTCCAATCGCGGCAATGAGCAATGATGAGCGTAAATTGTTCGCGGTTCAATTCCACCCAGAAGTACGTCACTCTGTACATGGTAATGAGATGATCTCGAACTTCTTGTATCAAATTTGCGGTTGCGACGGCAAATGGACGATGGAATCGTTTATTGATGAAGCTATTCAAGATATTCGTAACCAAGTTGGAGACAAAAAAGTACTCTGCGCACTTAGCGGTGGCGTAGATTCTTCCGTAGTTGCAATGCTTATTCACCGTGCAATCGGTGACCAATTAACTTGTATGTTTATTGATCACGGTCTTTTGCGTAAAGGTGAAGCTGAAAGTGTTATGGAGACCTTCGTAGGTAAATTCGATATTCATGTCGTGAAAATCGATGCACGCGAGCGCTTCATGAGCAAGCTTGCAGGTGTTGAAGATCCTGAACAAAAACGTAAAATCATCGGTAACGAGTTTATCTACTGCTTCGACGAAGAGTCGGCTAAGCTCGGAGATTTCGCATTCCTTGCACAAGGTACACTGTATACGGATATCGTTGAGAGCGGAACAGCTACGGCACAAACGATTAAATCTCACCACAATGTGGGCGGTTTGCCGGAAGACATGAAATTCAGCTTGATCGAGCCACTAAATACCTTGTTTAAGGATGAGGTTCGTAAACTGGGTGAAGAGCTGGGAATGCCACGTGCTATCGTTTGGCGTCAACCTTTCCCTGGTCCAGGTCTTGCTATCCGTGTCTTGGGTGAAGTAACAGAGGACAAGCTTACTATCGTTCGCGACTCTGACTACATTCTGCAAGAGGAAATTGCTAAAGCGGGATTAGACCGTGAAATTTGGCAATACTTCACTGCCCTGCCTAACATGAAGAGTGTTGGTGTTATGGGGGATGCTCGTACTTATTCCTACACAGTAGGTGTGCGCGCAGTAACTTCCATCGACGGCATGACGGCTGACTGGGCGCGTATCCCATGGGATATCCTTGAGAAAATCTCCGTACGTATCGTTAACGAAGTTGAGAACGTAAACCGCGTAGTGTATGACATTACTTCGAAACCACCAGCAACAATCGAGTGGGAATAG
- the deoD gene encoding purine-nucleoside phosphorylase, with amino-acid sequence MTISKETPHIKPNGVEIAESILLPGDPLRAKFIAETFLEDYQCFNEVRGMLGYTGTYKGKKISVMGTGMGPASMGIYSWELINVFGVKNLIRIGTCGAMQENIELYDVIFGMGAATDSNYGHQYNLPGQYPLTASFELLEKAKKIADDKGQKVHIGNILSSEIFYNADQAANKKWQDVGILGVEMESVALYWNAIQARVKALCILTVSDHLITGAQTTSEERQTAFTKMMEIALELA; translated from the coding sequence ATGACTATTTCCAAAGAGACACCTCATATTAAACCGAACGGGGTAGAGATCGCTGAATCGATTCTGTTGCCTGGTGATCCTTTAAGAGCTAAGTTCATTGCGGAAACTTTTTTAGAAGATTACCAGTGCTTTAACGAGGTAAGAGGAATGTTAGGATATACCGGTACTTACAAAGGGAAGAAAATCTCTGTTATGGGTACGGGAATGGGTCCAGCGAGCATGGGAATTTATTCTTGGGAATTAATCAATGTATTTGGAGTTAAGAATTTAATCAGAATTGGTACCTGTGGTGCAATGCAAGAAAACATTGAGCTATACGATGTAATTTTTGGTATGGGAGCTGCAACGGATTCCAATTATGGTCATCAATATAATTTACCTGGACAATATCCACTAACGGCTTCTTTTGAGCTTTTGGAGAAAGCTAAGAAAATAGCAGATGATAAAGGACAAAAGGTTCATATTGGTAATATTTTATCCAGTGAAATATTTTATAATGCGGATCAGGCGGCTAATAAAAAGTGGCAGGATGTAGGGATTTTGGGCGTTGAAATGGAATCTGTAGCCCTCTATTGGAACGCTATCCAAGCACGTGTAAAAGCGCTGTGCATTCTAACAGTGAGTGATCATCTTATTACAGGAGCACAGACCACGTCGGAGGAACGCCAAACTGCATTTACTAAAATGATGGAGATCGCATTAGAGTTAGCAT